The DNA window AGACAAACTAGAAAATGATGCACGCTTAAGTGGTCTATTACTACGTTTAGATAACAATGAAGTGCTAAATAGTGATGACCAAGTATATGTCGATGAAGGTGTAGATCGTCATGCATTCTTACTTGAAGAACTTGGTTATGCTGATGACGAAGAGTTTGAAGAAGATTATGATGAAGATGAGTGGGATGAAGCGATGATGGCAGAACTTGATGCTAAAGCACTTCAAACTGATCATGAAAAATTATCAGAAGATGAATTATATGAGCGCTTCTTAGCAACAGAGAAGAAGTTAAAGAATAACGACGCTGAGGAATAATAATGCAAGCGAGTTGGATGATATTAATGGGCATCGGATGCCTGATCATTCTGGCATTATCAATGTATGCGGGACGTTTATTGTATCGTGTGAAAGCACAACAAGTGCAGTTGCTAAATCAACAAAATGAAGCTGTTGCTGCACGTAAAGTCCGCATTACTGAAAGTGTACAGATTATTGCTAAAGCGATGGGACGTGAAGAATGTGACCTGTCAGAAGGCACTATTCGTATCAGTAAATTATTGGCGGCTATACCTGCTGCAGAACCTGTTGATTGGTCTCTGCAATATCCTGATTTGCATGCGTTTTATGATAAAATAAAACATATGCCAATCATGGATGCTCGCAGTGAACTATCAAAAAAAGCACGTATGCAATTTGATTTAGATCGTTTTCGTTTTGAAGGTGAATATGCAGAACGTGTGCAAAAAGACGTAGTCCGCTTAACTACGTTTGAATGTTAATAAATAACGGTATTAATCGTTAATATTATGATGTAAGACAAACGGCATGATGTTTATTTTCGGCATACTGCCGTGATATGTCTTAGGGGATGAATATGCTAAATCAAAAATTAGTCTGGGATCAGGCTATGATCGAAAAATATAATTACAGTGGTCCAAGATATACATCTTATCCAACTGCGTTGGAATTTGATGAGTCTTTTGGTTATCAAGACTTCCGCTTTGCTTGCGAAGAAACACCTGATAAGCCGTTGTCATTGTATGTGCATATTCCTTTCTGCCATAAGCTTTGTTATTACTGCGGTTGTAACAAGGTCATTACCCGCCATCAGCATAAAGCCGATCCGTACCTTGATGTGCTTGAAGCTGAGATTAAGCAACAAGCTGCGTTTTTCAAAAACCGTAACGTATCGCAATTACATTGGGGCGGTGGCACTCCAACATTTTTAACTCAACCACAAATTCAACGTTTGATGAATGCGTTAAAAAACAGTTTTAATTTTGACGACGATGCTGAAATTTCGATTGAAGTTGACCCGCGTGAAATTGAACTCAGTACCATTGATTTATTAGCGAAAGTTGGTTTTAATCGTTTGAGTCTGGGTGTGCAAGATTTCGATAAAAAAGTGCAAGCGGCAATCAACCGTGATCAAGATGAAGACTTCATTTTTGCGCTTATCAAACGTGCTCATGAGCTAGGGTTCAAATCGACCAATATTGATTTAATTTATGGCTTACCACATCAAACCAAAGCAACTTTCCATAAAACCTTGGAGCGTGTGCTAGATTTAGACCCGGCACGTTTAACGGTATTCAATTATGCGCATTTACCAAGTTTGTTTGCTGGTCAGCGTAAAATGAAAGAAGAAGATATGCCGTCACCTTCTGATCGCTTAGCTATTTTAGAAGATGCGATCGCGTTTTTGACCGATAACGGTTATCAATTTATTGGTATGGATCATTTTGCAAAGCCTGATGATGAATTAGCGATTGCCCAGCGCGAAGGTATATTACATCGTAATTTCCAAGGTTATACCACTCAAGGTGAAACGGATTTGTTGGGGTTAGGTGTATCATCAATTAGCCAAATTGGTAATGCCTATTCGCAAAACCAAAAAGAACTTAAAATGTACTATAAGCAAGTGGGTGAGCTTGGTCATGCACAATGGCGTGGTGTGGGTCTGAATGATGATGATTCGATTCGTCGCGCGGTGATTAAACAGCTAATGTGTAATTTTGAGCTGGATATGGACAAGATTGCGAATACTTTCAAACTAGATTTTGCCACTTACTTTGCTGAAGACATGGCATTATTACAAACTTTCATTAACGATGAACTGGTTATTATTGAAGGTAATATGTTGCAGGTCGCACCGAAAGGAAAATTATTGATCCGTAATATTTGTATGTGTTTTGATGTGTACTTACGTCAACGTGCACGTCAGCAACAGTTTTCTCGCGTGATTTAATTTTATAATAGACATGCGCTAATATTAAGGCACCTTTGGGTGCTTTTTTAATGCCTGTTTGGATGTAATCGTTGTCGCTTAAGGAAAATAGTGCTCTAGGTTTTTTGACTATTAAGTTAGTATTGGTGACTTGATTTCATAGAAGTTAAATATACATAACTTAGCATCTATGTAATATTGTTCTTCGATAACATTATCTTATTTTATAAAATTATTAATGATAGACATAATTACAAAAAATGGAAATACGCCTATGAAAGCGATAGTCATTGATATTGATGATACGGTATTAGATTTTGGTTCTCGGTTACGTGAGTTTGTTAATCACCAATATGATAAAAAAGTAACTGGTAAACCCTTAGCATGGGATTTATGCGAGTGGTTAGGTGTTAAAGAAGGTCAAGATGTTACAATATTAAAAGAGTTTGCATCTAGTTGGCAGTTTGGTGCATTAGATGCGCTGCCGGGTGCATCTCGTATTTTAACTAAACTCATCCAAGAAGGTTATGATATTTTTTGTATTACCGCGTGTAGTCGAGATCCTCAGGTGGAGGCGCTGCGTCGAGCAAACATGTATCATTGTTTCGGTAATATTTTTCAAGATATCTTTTTTGTTGAGTTTGGTGAGTCTAAAGCGACTTATTTAAATAAGATTCAACAGACGCATGAGATTCATGCTTTTATTGATGATAAATATGATAATTTACTGGATGCGAAAAATGCAGGGGTTGATAACTGCATTATGATAAAACAACCGCATAATAAAGCGTTCAGAGAGAGAGTAACGAGTGCACATGACTGGTATGAAATTTCCTATATCATACAAACATGGCATGAAAAAACATGGTCGGTACA is part of the Moritella viscosa genome and encodes:
- a CDS encoding putative lipoprotein — encoded protein: MQASWMILMGIGCLIILALSMYAGRLLYRVKAQQVQLLNQQNEAVAARKVRITESVQIIAKAMGREECDLSEGTIRISKLLAAIPAAEPVDWSLQYPDLHAFYDKIKHMPIMDARSELSKKARMQFDLDRFRFEGEYAERVQKDVVRLTTFEC
- the hemN gene encoding oxygen-independent coproporphyrinogen III oxidase — protein: MLNQKLVWDQAMIEKYNYSGPRYTSYPTALEFDESFGYQDFRFACEETPDKPLSLYVHIPFCHKLCYYCGCNKVITRHQHKADPYLDVLEAEIKQQAAFFKNRNVSQLHWGGGTPTFLTQPQIQRLMNALKNSFNFDDDAEISIEVDPREIELSTIDLLAKVGFNRLSLGVQDFDKKVQAAINRDQDEDFIFALIKRAHELGFKSTNIDLIYGLPHQTKATFHKTLERVLDLDPARLTVFNYAHLPSLFAGQRKMKEEDMPSPSDRLAILEDAIAFLTDNGYQFIGMDHFAKPDDELAIAQREGILHRNFQGYTTQGETDLLGLGVSSISQIGNAYSQNQKELKMYYKQVGELGHAQWRGVGLNDDDSIRRAVIKQLMCNFELDMDKIANTFKLDFATYFAEDMALLQTFINDELVIIEGNMLQVAPKGKLLIRNICMCFDVYLRQRARQQQFSRVI